Proteins from a single region of Streptomyces sp. HUAS 15-9:
- a CDS encoding GNAT family N-acetyltransferase, with product MDVKVTSLAEQPGKLEQVLGMTDTWLEFTTNDPVGNAYYGRIPIELPEYVLFAEDERGEVVAHGYSVPFALGAEGRGTLPARGWDQVLGWAFADLRRGTRPDTVSAISIAVAPHVQGTGLSGRMLSAMRDNARAHGFSEVVAPVRPSAKHLEPRTPIEEYAYRVRPDGLPYDPWLRVHARAGATIDSVAPASMTVAASLEEWRRWTGLPFDTEGDIDVPGALVPVRCEPERGYAVYVEPNVWMRHRWALS from the coding sequence ATGGACGTGAAGGTAACGAGCCTCGCCGAGCAGCCCGGCAAGTTGGAGCAGGTTCTCGGTATGACCGACACCTGGCTGGAGTTCACCACCAACGACCCGGTGGGCAACGCCTACTACGGCCGTATTCCGATCGAGCTGCCGGAGTATGTGCTGTTCGCCGAGGACGAGCGGGGCGAAGTCGTCGCGCACGGCTACAGCGTGCCCTTCGCTCTCGGTGCCGAGGGCCGCGGCACCCTGCCCGCCCGCGGCTGGGACCAGGTGCTCGGCTGGGCCTTCGCCGATCTGCGCCGCGGCACCCGCCCCGACACGGTCAGTGCCATCTCCATCGCCGTGGCCCCGCACGTCCAGGGGACCGGTCTGTCCGGCCGGATGCTCTCCGCGATGCGCGACAACGCCCGCGCGCACGGCTTCAGCGAGGTCGTCGCCCCGGTCCGCCCCAGCGCCAAGCACCTCGAGCCCCGCACTCCCATCGAGGAGTACGCGTACCGGGTGCGCCCGGACGGTCTGCCGTACGACCCGTGGCTGCGCGTCCACGCCCGGGCCGGCGCCACCATCGACTCCGTCGCCCCGGCGTCCATGACGGTGGCCGCCTCGCTGGAGGAATGGCGCCGTTGGACCGGGCTGCCCTTCGACACCGAGGGCGACATCGACGTACCCGGCGCACTGGTCCCGGTCCGTTGCGAACCGGAGCGCGGATACGCCGTGTACGTCGAGCCCAACGTGTGGATGCGGCACCGTTGGGCCTTGTCGTAG
- a CDS encoding glycoside hydrolase domain-containing protein: protein MSSHRQSKKRRYLTWAVAGAAVVAGAGIAAQTSMAATTWPAQRTYTGRAFDTCAAPSLAAMKAWHTDRFYGAAAVYVGGKNRGCAQPNLTASWVKSVSAVGWKLIPLYVGAQPPCQSGSNPEKLTAATAASLGKADADDAVAKSSALGMKAGSPIYLDMEAYDTTNTSCNNAVLTYVRAFDKELRAKTYRAGYYGFTSSSAKAVANATDRTDLPGNLWYALWDRQNTTTADWPFGASQYTGHSRAHQYMVNSKETHGGYTITVDRDAWDAPVAITG, encoded by the coding sequence ATGTCCAGCCATCGGCAGTCGAAGAAGCGCAGGTACCTGACATGGGCGGTCGCCGGTGCCGCCGTCGTTGCCGGGGCCGGCATCGCCGCGCAGACGTCGATGGCCGCCACGACCTGGCCAGCGCAGCGGACGTACACGGGGCGTGCCTTCGACACCTGTGCCGCGCCCTCCCTGGCGGCCATGAAGGCCTGGCACACGGACCGCTTCTACGGGGCCGCCGCCGTCTACGTGGGCGGCAAGAACCGCGGCTGCGCCCAGCCCAACCTCACCGCGTCCTGGGTCAAGTCCGTCAGCGCTGTCGGCTGGAAGCTCATCCCGCTCTACGTCGGCGCCCAGCCGCCCTGCCAGAGCGGCTCCAACCCCGAGAAGCTCACCGCCGCCACCGCCGCCTCCCTCGGCAAGGCCGACGCGGACGACGCCGTGGCCAAGTCCTCCGCCCTGGGTATGAAGGCCGGCAGCCCCATCTATCTCGACATGGAGGCGTACGACACGACGAACACGTCGTGCAACAACGCCGTGCTCACCTATGTGCGCGCCTTCGACAAGGAACTGCGCGCGAAGACGTACCGCGCGGGCTACTACGGCTTCACCAGCTCCAGCGCCAAGGCCGTCGCCAACGCCACGGACAGGACCGATCTGCCGGGCAACCTCTGGTACGCGCTGTGGGACAGGCAGAACACCACGACCGCGGACTGGCCGTTCGGCGCGAGCCAGTACACCGGCCACAGCCGCGCCCACCAGTACATGGTCAACAGCAAGGAGACCCACGGCGGCTACACGATCACCGTGGACCGCGACGCGTGGGACGCCCCGGTGGCCATCACCGGCTGA
- a CDS encoding SurA N-terminal domain-containing protein → MPRRRRTALVLSAAIAAAPLLAACGNDAHPGAAAVVGGRRITVAQLEDRVNEVRRAQRAAVPDEAQYQQVVASTSSLTRDILHNMVLDRVLHRAAQDQGVTVTRKEIQRMRGGLEQQFGGAKALETDWLQKYGVAPERLDDNLRLQVEAQKLAQKLGTSTSEPAFWKALSTASGELNIDLNPRYGSWDVQKSSRVDAKTPWVRDVTTSGTPLQSA, encoded by the coding sequence TTGCCCCGCCGCCGTCGCACCGCGCTCGTCCTGTCCGCCGCGATCGCCGCCGCTCCTCTCCTCGCCGCCTGCGGAAACGATGCGCATCCAGGCGCGGCGGCCGTCGTCGGGGGCCGGCGGATCACCGTCGCCCAGCTGGAGGACCGGGTGAACGAGGTGCGCCGGGCTCAGCGGGCCGCGGTGCCGGACGAGGCGCAGTACCAGCAGGTCGTCGCCTCCACCAGCAGCCTCACCCGCGACATCCTGCACAACATGGTCCTCGACCGGGTGCTGCACCGCGCCGCGCAGGACCAGGGCGTCACGGTGACCCGCAAGGAGATCCAGCGGATGCGGGGCGGCCTGGAGCAGCAGTTCGGCGGCGCCAAGGCGCTGGAGACGGACTGGCTGCAGAAGTACGGCGTCGCGCCCGAGCGGCTCGACGACAACCTGCGCCTCCAGGTCGAGGCCCAGAAGCTCGCCCAGAAGCTCGGCACCAGCACCTCCGAGCCCGCGTTCTGGAAGGCGCTGTCCACCGCGTCCGGCGAACTGAACATCGACCTCAACCCGCGCTACGGCTCCTGGGACGTGCAGAAGAGCAGCCGCGTCGACGCGAAGACGCCGTGGGTACGGGATGTCACGACGAGCGGGACGCCGTTGCAGTCGGCGTAG
- a CDS encoding serine/threonine-protein kinase encodes MSTLIGQGGMGQVWTAYDKRLDRRVAVKLLRPDKVAGQEADELRRRFVRECRVTAQVDHPGLVTVHDAGSEGEELFLVMQYVDGADLSDHLAEHDPYPWQWAVAVAAQLCAVLSAVHAVPIVHRDLKPRNVMVKQDGTVTVLDLGVASVMDTDTTRLTHTGSPIGSPAYMAPEQAMGGAVGPYTDLYALGVLMHELLSGDVPFAGSTALGVLHRHLYEPPVPVRRIRPEVPETLEALVLRLLAKDPQHRPASAQEVYENLALLLPARGIPTGAPLDPTRPFLRPHAPWPDRARTPAPQPAPVAPVPDKPDVAAAVDEVKRLLGEGRITQAVDILGAILPTAAEQHGEHSPVVRTLRKQYAATLMDDGQYRRALPELRRLADERASEAGQADPQSLRFRYDAAQCLEQLGEPAAALAEYRALLPYYENQYVSGDPQLAHDVRRRIGLLLLALGDRASAHDTLARLVLDVERLHGPGHPLAAEVRRTLQWLGQVRG; translated from the coding sequence CTGTCCACGCTCATCGGGCAGGGCGGCATGGGCCAGGTCTGGACGGCGTACGACAAGCGGCTCGACCGGCGCGTGGCGGTGAAACTGCTGCGCCCCGACAAGGTGGCGGGGCAGGAGGCCGACGAACTGCGCCGCCGGTTCGTGCGCGAGTGCCGGGTGACCGCACAGGTCGACCACCCCGGTCTGGTCACCGTGCACGACGCGGGCAGCGAGGGCGAGGAGCTGTTCCTCGTCATGCAGTACGTCGACGGCGCCGACCTCTCCGACCATCTCGCCGAGCACGATCCGTACCCCTGGCAGTGGGCGGTCGCGGTCGCCGCGCAACTGTGCGCCGTACTGAGCGCCGTGCACGCCGTGCCGATCGTCCACCGCGACCTCAAGCCGCGCAACGTGATGGTGAAGCAGGACGGTACGGTCACCGTCCTCGACCTCGGTGTCGCCTCCGTCATGGACACCGACACCACCCGTCTGACCCACACCGGCTCGCCCATCGGCTCACCCGCCTACATGGCCCCGGAGCAGGCGATGGGTGGCGCGGTCGGCCCGTACACCGACCTGTACGCGCTGGGCGTGCTGATGCACGAGTTGCTCAGCGGGGACGTGCCGTTCGCCGGCTCGACGGCGCTCGGGGTGCTGCACCGGCATCTGTACGAGCCGCCGGTGCCCGTGCGCCGGATCCGCCCCGAGGTGCCGGAGACGCTCGAGGCGCTCGTACTGCGTTTGCTCGCCAAGGACCCGCAGCACCGCCCCGCCTCCGCGCAGGAGGTGTACGAGAACCTGGCACTGCTCCTGCCCGCGCGCGGGATACCCACCGGGGCACCCCTGGACCCCACCCGCCCCTTCCTACGCCCGCACGCCCCCTGGCCGGACCGCGCGCGCACCCCCGCGCCGCAGCCCGCCCCGGTGGCGCCCGTGCCCGACAAGCCCGATGTCGCCGCCGCCGTCGACGAGGTCAAGCGCCTGCTCGGCGAGGGCCGCATCACCCAGGCCGTCGACATCCTCGGCGCGATCCTGCCCACCGCGGCCGAACAGCACGGCGAGCATTCGCCGGTCGTCCGCACCCTGCGCAAGCAGTACGCGGCCACGCTCATGGACGACGGCCAGTACCGGCGCGCGCTGCCCGAACTGCGCCGCCTCGCCGACGAACGCGCCTCCGAGGCGGGCCAGGCCGACCCGCAGTCCCTGCGGTTCCGCTACGACGCCGCCCAGTGCCTGGAGCAGCTGGGCGAGCCGGCGGCGGCGCTCGCGGAGTACCGCGCGCTGCTGCCGTACTACGAGAACCAGTACGTCTCCGGCGACCCGCAGCTCGCCCATGACGTCCGCCGCCGTATCGGCCTTCTGCTGCTGGCCCTCGGCGACCGGGCCTCCGCCCACGACACGCTCGCGCGGCTGGTGCTGGACGTGGAGCGACTGCATGGCCCCGGACACCCGCTGGCCGCGGAGGTCCGGCGGACGCTGCAGTGGCTGGGGCAGGTGCGCGGATAG
- a CDS encoding HNH endonuclease family protein, with the protein MRLRGGAVTAVVMMFAVAGCTAERTGGSSGPERSGGGGAALAAADSLTVKGRAPKTGYSRARFGTAWADTDSNSCDTRDDILKRDLKDVKFTGGTCKVSSGLLDPDPYSGKDVTYRRGRSQVDIDHVVALSDAWRKGAKYWDPSKRIALANDPLNLLAVDASTNRGKGDGDTATWLPPDHSYRCAYVAAQVAVKKKYGLWVTAAEKTAMKKVLTTCPDQTLPSGGNPTKAPERFRAH; encoded by the coding sequence ATGCGTCTGAGGGGCGGGGCAGTCACCGCTGTCGTCATGATGTTCGCCGTGGCCGGCTGCACGGCAGAGCGGACCGGGGGGTCTTCAGGACCCGAACGCTCGGGCGGCGGGGGCGCCGCCCTGGCCGCCGCGGACTCGCTGACCGTCAAGGGACGCGCGCCGAAGACCGGTTACTCCCGTGCCAGATTCGGCACGGCCTGGGCGGACACCGACTCCAACTCCTGCGACACCCGGGACGACATCCTCAAACGCGACCTGAAGGACGTGAAGTTCACCGGGGGCACCTGCAAGGTCTCCTCCGGCCTGCTGGACCCCGACCCCTACTCCGGCAAGGACGTCACCTACCGGCGCGGCCGCAGCCAGGTCGACATCGACCATGTCGTCGCCCTCTCGGACGCCTGGCGGAAGGGCGCCAAGTACTGGGACCCCAGCAAGCGCATAGCCCTGGCCAACGACCCGCTCAACCTCCTGGCCGTCGACGCGAGCACCAACCGCGGCAAGGGCGACGGCGACACGGCCACCTGGCTTCCGCCCGACCACTCCTACCGCTGTGCCTATGTCGCCGCCCAGGTGGCGGTGAAGAAGAAGTACGGCCTGTGGGTGACCGCCGCCGAGAAGACGGCGATGAAGAAGGTCCTCACGACCTGCCCGGACCAGACCCTCCCTTCGGGAGGCAACCCGACGAAGGCACCGGAGCGGTTCCGGGCGCACTGA
- a CDS encoding nucleoside triphosphate pyrophosphohydrolase produces MNTTSLEAAQEPGPAAAPGRVVLLTTSHRVAPGLLSWPAWQALRSADRVLCADGAHPQLPYLREAGIRVEEASPTAQELVDACAGGHTVVVVATGEGEPDLTDGLARLAGSGRVRMPELELLPASYDLPGARLLDLVQVMDRIRLECPWSSRQTHEGLAKYGIEEAYELVEAIEAGDRDELREELGDVLLQVVFHSRIAEEDPEAPFSVDDVAGGIVAKLIHRHPHVFGDETAQTPEEVKEHWRRTKAEEKRRTSVTEGIPLGQPGLALAAKLASRARTAGLEVPLPHGEGIGYELLALAIRAEADGVDPETALRAAARAYRDAVRAAEGVDGAEGGEGAEG; encoded by the coding sequence GTGAACACCACCAGCCTCGAAGCCGCCCAGGAACCGGGCCCGGCCGCGGCCCCCGGCCGTGTCGTCCTGCTCACCACCAGTCACCGCGTCGCCCCCGGGCTGCTGTCCTGGCCCGCCTGGCAGGCGCTGCGCTCCGCCGACCGTGTGCTGTGCGCGGACGGGGCGCACCCACAGCTGCCCTATCTGCGCGAGGCCGGAATACGGGTGGAGGAGGCGTCGCCCACCGCCCAGGAACTGGTCGACGCCTGCGCCGGCGGACACACCGTGGTGGTCGTGGCGACCGGTGAGGGCGAACCGGACCTCACCGACGGCCTGGCCCGCCTCGCCGGCTCCGGCCGAGTGCGGATGCCGGAGCTGGAGCTGCTCCCCGCCTCCTACGACCTGCCGGGCGCCCGCCTCCTCGACCTCGTCCAGGTCATGGACCGCATCCGTCTCGAGTGCCCCTGGTCGTCCCGGCAGACTCACGAGGGCCTGGCGAAGTACGGCATCGAGGAGGCGTACGAACTCGTCGAGGCGATCGAGGCCGGCGACCGCGACGAGCTCAGGGAGGAACTGGGCGATGTCCTGCTCCAGGTCGTCTTCCACTCCCGCATCGCCGAAGAGGACCCCGAGGCACCGTTCTCCGTCGACGACGTGGCCGGCGGCATAGTCGCCAAGCTGATCCACCGCCACCCGCATGTCTTCGGCGACGAGACGGCCCAGACCCCCGAGGAGGTCAAGGAGCACTGGCGGCGCACCAAGGCCGAGGAGAAGCGGCGCACCTCCGTGACCGAGGGCATCCCGCTCGGCCAGCCCGGTCTCGCCCTCGCGGCGAAGCTCGCCTCCCGTGCGCGCACGGCGGGACTGGAGGTGCCGCTGCCGCACGGCGAGGGCATCGGGTACGAGCTGCTCGCGCTCGCGATACGGGCCGAGGCCGACGGGGTGGACCCGGAGACGGCACTGCGGGCAGCGGCACGGGCGTACCGGGACGCGGTGCGGGCCGCCGAGGGAGTGGACGGAGCGGAGGGCGGGGAGGGCGCGGAGGGCTAG
- a CDS encoding N-6 DNA methylase, whose amino-acid sequence MLGVTHGTRGAGRVQDHATEVTAAGIARLAGVGRAAVSNWRRRHADFPKPVGGTEASPSFALAEVEAWLRKQGKLAEVPLRERVWQQLAGHPEGPVTALVHAGCALLLIHDRPTDWLEISAGSDERLAAMLPAALEQVIAPRFGLAGGRRVHSWQAAGGAAAVNTPAGVNRSGVAHGSGAAHAPGAVNTRAAADAPHDANAVNAPAQVHTPPSGNVSAAVHTPPAATAPAGVNTPPAVNTTPAVTAAVGVNTTPAVTAAAGVNTAPAVNAASAVTAPSAVTAPADASTATAVNTAPAVNTAPAVNGTPAVHTPTASQLLPSVLLLRGAAELAAETGARQTFEFLLGRHLDANPRQYTLTPAELARLMADLAGPARTVLDPACGTGALLRAVDARPGQELYAQDSAPDLAALTALRLALHARATVRGAAGDTLRGDAYPELHADAVLCHPPFNERNWGHDELAYDPRWEYGFPARTESELAWVQHALARLKDGGTAVLLMPPAAASRRSGRRIRADLLRRGALRAVVALPVGAAPPYNIPLHVWVLRRPEKAPAQPEVLLADTGQFATEGRGGPDWRAVRDAVLDAWRAFERAGRLDERPGLARSVPVIELLDDDVDLAPARHLPPPAAADGAEQLTAVRERLGETLSLTTALTPPPADSARPVRWTLTTIGELARGGALVMRTGGNGGHARVPVLTDHDVLAGTSPSGTLPESDEEAVLTEPGDVVVPVLGGGSVARVIDEETGGSALGRNLALLRPDPTALDPWFLAGFLRGTANNRQASSYASTATRLDVRRLQLPRLPLDEQRRYGARFRALDEFERALRHAGRLGEQLVRGMYDGLTDGTVAPE is encoded by the coding sequence ATGCTCGGTGTCACACACGGGACGAGGGGAGCGGGGCGGGTGCAGGACCACGCGACAGAAGTGACCGCCGCCGGAATCGCACGGCTGGCGGGCGTCGGCCGCGCCGCCGTCAGCAACTGGCGCCGCCGGCATGCCGACTTCCCCAAACCGGTCGGCGGCACCGAGGCCAGCCCGTCCTTCGCCCTCGCCGAGGTCGAGGCCTGGCTGCGCAAGCAGGGCAAGCTCGCCGAGGTCCCCCTGCGCGAACGCGTCTGGCAGCAACTCGCCGGCCACCCGGAGGGCCCGGTCACCGCCCTGGTGCACGCGGGCTGCGCCCTGCTGCTCATCCATGACCGCCCGACCGACTGGCTGGAGATCAGCGCCGGATCCGACGAGCGACTGGCCGCGATGCTGCCCGCCGCGCTGGAGCAGGTGATCGCGCCGCGGTTCGGATTGGCGGGTGGTCGCCGTGTTCACAGCTGGCAGGCCGCGGGCGGCGCGGCGGCTGTGAACACTCCGGCTGGTGTGAACAGGTCCGGGGTGGCTCACGGCTCGGGGGCTGCTCACGCTCCGGGAGCTGTGAACACGCGTGCCGCGGCAGACGCCCCTCACGATGCGAACGCCGTGAACGCCCCGGCCCAGGTGCACACCCCGCCGTCGGGCAACGTCTCGGCCGCGGTTCACACCCCTCCGGCCGCCACAGCCCCGGCCGGTGTGAACACTCCACCCGCCGTGAACACCACACCAGCCGTCACAGCCGCGGTCGGCGTGAACACCACACCAGCCGTCACAGCCGCGGCCGGCGTGAACACCGCACCGGCCGTGAACGCGGCATCGGCCGTCACGGCCCCATCGGCCGTCACGGCCCCGGCCGATGCGAGCACCGCCACGGCCGTGAACACGGCACCCGCCGTTAACACCGCACCCGCCGTGAACGGCACCCCCGCCGTTCACACCCCCACCGCCTCCCAACTCCTCCCCTCCGTCCTCCTCCTGCGCGGCGCCGCCGAGCTGGCGGCCGAGACGGGGGCTCGGCAGACTTTCGAGTTCCTGCTGGGGCGGCACTTGGACGCCAACCCGCGCCAGTACACGCTCACCCCCGCCGAGCTCGCCCGGCTCATGGCCGACCTCGCCGGCCCCGCCCGCACCGTGCTCGACCCCGCCTGCGGCACCGGTGCCCTGCTGCGTGCCGTCGACGCCCGCCCCGGCCAGGAGCTGTACGCCCAGGACAGCGCGCCCGACCTCGCCGCGCTCACCGCGCTCCGGCTCGCGCTGCACGCCCGGGCCACCGTGCGCGGTGCCGCCGGTGACACCCTGCGCGGTGACGCGTACCCGGAGCTGCACGCCGACGCCGTCCTGTGCCACCCGCCGTTCAACGAGCGCAACTGGGGGCATGACGAACTCGCCTACGACCCCCGCTGGGAGTACGGCTTCCCGGCGCGCACCGAGTCCGAGCTCGCCTGGGTCCAGCACGCGCTCGCCCGGCTGAAGGACGGCGGCACCGCCGTGCTGCTCATGCCGCCCGCCGCCGCCTCCCGCCGTTCCGGCCGGCGTATCCGTGCCGACCTGCTGCGGCGCGGTGCGCTGCGGGCCGTCGTCGCGCTGCCGGTGGGTGCGGCGCCGCCGTACAACATCCCGCTGCACGTCTGGGTGCTGCGCCGACCGGAGAAGGCGCCCGCGCAGCCCGAGGTGCTGCTCGCCGACACCGGGCAGTTCGCCACTGAGGGGCGTGGCGGGCCGGACTGGCGCGCGGTGCGGGACGCCGTCCTCGACGCCTGGCGCGCCTTCGAACGTGCCGGGCGGCTGGACGAGCGTCCGGGGCTGGCCCGTTCGGTACCCGTGATCGAGCTTCTCGACGACGACGTGGACCTCGCCCCCGCCCGACACCTCCCGCCGCCCGCCGCGGCCGACGGCGCGGAGCAGCTCACGGCCGTGCGCGAGCGGCTCGGCGAGACCCTGAGCCTGACCACCGCCCTCACCCCGCCGCCCGCCGACTCCGCGCGGCCCGTGCGCTGGACGCTCACCACGATCGGTGAACTCGCGCGCGGGGGCGCCCTGGTGATGCGTACCGGCGGCAACGGCGGCCACGCGCGCGTGCCCGTCCTCACCGACCACGACGTCCTCGCCGGAACCTCGCCCTCTGGGACGCTCCCCGAGAGCGACGAGGAGGCCGTGCTCACCGAGCCGGGCGATGTCGTCGTGCCGGTGCTCGGCGGCGGCTCGGTGGCGCGCGTGATCGACGAGGAGACGGGGGGCTCCGCCCTGGGGCGCAACCTCGCGCTCCTGCGCCCCGATCCCACCGCGCTCGACCCGTGGTTCCTCGCCGGCTTCCTGCGCGGTACCGCCAACAACCGCCAGGCCAGCAGCTATGCGTCCACCGCCACACGCCTCGATGTGCGCCGCCTCCAGCTGCCGCGGCTCCCGCTCGACGAACAGCGCCGCTACGGCGCGCGCTTCCGCGCCCTGGACGAGTTCGAGCGGGCGCTCAGGCACGCGGGCCGACTCGGGGAGCAGCTCGTGCGCGGGATGTACGACGGCCTGACGGACGGCACGGTGGCGCCGGAGTGA
- a CDS encoding cytochrome P450 family protein encodes MTNQPHPPNPTPAAAPELFTWEFASNPYPAYAWLREHAPVHRTKLPSGVEAWLVTRYADAKQALADPRLSKNPAHHDEPAHAKGKTGIPGERKAELMTHLLNIDPPDHTRLRRLVSKAFTPRRVAEFGSRVQELTDRLIDGFAAEGSADLIHEFAFPLPIYAICDLLGVPGEDQDDFRDWAGMMIRHGGGPRGGVARSVKKMRGYLAELIHKKREALPDGAAPGEDLISGLIRASDHGEHLTENEAAAMAFILLFAGFETTVNLIGNGTYALLTHPEQRHRLQASLARRERDLLETGVEELLRYDGPVELATWRFATEPLAVGGQDIAPGDPVLVVLAAADRDPERFADPDVLDLGRRDNQHLGYGHGIHYCLGAPLARLEGQTALATLLTRLPDLRLAVDPSDLRWRGGLIMRGLRTLPVEFTPVP; translated from the coding sequence GTGACCAACCAGCCCCACCCCCCGAACCCCACCCCCGCCGCCGCCCCCGAGCTGTTCACCTGGGAGTTCGCCAGTAACCCCTACCCGGCCTACGCCTGGCTCCGCGAGCACGCCCCCGTGCACCGGACGAAACTCCCGAGCGGTGTCGAGGCCTGGCTGGTCACCCGGTACGCCGACGCCAAGCAGGCCCTGGCCGACCCGCGGCTGTCGAAGAACCCCGCGCATCACGACGAGCCCGCGCACGCCAAGGGCAAGACCGGTATTCCCGGTGAGCGCAAGGCGGAGCTGATGACGCATCTGCTCAACATCGACCCGCCGGACCACACCCGGCTGCGCCGGCTGGTCAGCAAGGCGTTCACGCCCCGCCGGGTCGCCGAATTCGGCTCGCGCGTACAGGAACTGACGGACCGGCTCATCGACGGGTTCGCGGCCGAGGGGTCCGCCGACCTCATCCACGAGTTCGCCTTTCCCCTCCCCATCTACGCCATCTGCGACCTGCTCGGCGTTCCGGGCGAGGACCAGGACGACTTCCGGGACTGGGCGGGGATGATGATCCGGCACGGGGGAGGGCCGCGGGGCGGGGTCGCGCGGTCGGTCAAGAAGATGCGGGGCTATCTCGCCGAGCTCATCCACAAGAAGCGCGAGGCCCTGCCCGACGGTGCCGCTCCCGGCGAGGACCTGATCTCCGGGCTGATCCGCGCCTCGGACCACGGTGAGCACCTCACCGAGAACGAGGCCGCAGCGATGGCCTTCATCCTGCTGTTCGCCGGGTTCGAGACGACCGTCAACCTCATCGGCAACGGCACCTACGCCCTCCTCACCCATCCCGAGCAGCGGCACCGTCTCCAGGCGTCCCTCGCCCGCCGGGAACGGGACCTCCTGGAGACCGGCGTCGAGGAACTGCTGCGCTACGACGGCCCGGTCGAACTGGCCACATGGCGGTTTGCCACCGAGCCGCTCGCCGTCGGCGGGCAGGACATCGCGCCCGGCGACCCCGTCCTGGTGGTGCTGGCCGCCGCCGACCGGGACCCGGAGCGGTTCGCCGACCCGGACGTCCTCGACCTCGGCCGACGTGACAACCAACACCTCGGATACGGCCACGGCATCCACTACTGCCTGGGCGCCCCGCTCGCCCGGCTGGAGGGCCAGACCGCGCTCGCCACTCTCCTCACCCGCCTCCCGGACCTCCGACTCGCGGTGGATCCATCCGATTTGCGGTGGCGTGGCGGGCTCATCATGCGCGGACTGCGCACTTTGCCCGTGGAGTTCACTCCCGTCCCGTAA